tgtgctcatcaaactaataaatgcccttaccgggattaagtaagtatattaagtaggtacagcGGATTCGTAGAATTTTGGAATTAGTTTCTGATGTCCACCTACACTTGAGATTGTGGCTTAGGATGTGTTTTTAGGAAGTAAAGAACATACGAAGAATAGTTGCTCTTTGGTAAAGAAAAACATCGCGAGGGACTTTCGGAAAAAACTCGTTACCTGGGTTAATTCTGAAGATACAGGATAAACGGATATATATGTGGCGTTCCAGGTCTAAACGGTCCTTATAGTTCATCTGCAGTGTGCAGTGCAGTAACAAAGACTAATTTCGCTTGTAATTTCAGAAGAAAACGTCCGTGTCCTTGCTGTATTTACTTAAGGACCCTCTTGTCATGGAAAGCtgcatataaataataaattaatatacttATTACAAATAGGTACTGTATTACCAGCCTAGTTTCGGTCGAATCGTATTGATGTGCAACACAACAACtattaaaggccggcaacgcacctccaacacctctggtgtttcgggtgtccatgggcggcggtgatcgcttaccatcaggcgacctgtctgctcgtttgcctcctatcccataaaaaaaaaacagtttttttttatcacgtAAAAGTGAGGACGTAGGCCTAGGTAGGTTGGCATTTGGCAAAACTTGACGACTGACGTCCTTCTTTGAGTGTGTGGCCTCTCAGGGTAATTATCTAAGAAGAAAAATATTGACAACTCAAAATAGCCGAAAAGTATTACTGTCTACGAAAATTGCTAACAAAGTTTAGTTTTGCATGAAGTTTATTTTACTACCGTACCCACAGACTACCGTCACAGTATTCTGTGACAGGTTAATTTCACGCATTACTTCATTTCAAGAAGTACAAAGAAAACAAAGCTCATTCTAATGAGGTCTTAGTAATGTTTGTTTAGACGATGTGGATTACTCCTCGTTTTCTTGCAGCACTTTAATATTCCGATAGCCGCTATTGTCAGCGAGTTCGGCAAACAAGCAATGTTGACGTCTTTTGAGATCGACCTGCTTATTGTGATCGGGAAATGTTTTCAAAATGGCACATGACGGCATTCCGCGACAGGCTTGGATTACTGCCACAGAATAAATAACTTAGTACTTACGTACAGAAAGGATACTTCCTACAAAACCGAAGTTTAAAAGCGGTCTAGGGTCGAATCGGCACGATCCTTTTCGATTGTTCAGGGTTGTCAAAATCAAGTAATTATCTAGTTGCGGTAGTGCACGCAAAGGGACGTCAAGTTGTCCCAACCCTAATAATTGCTACAGAGCAATGCGAGGCGAACGGAGCCGGAATCACCCTATCAAGACAGTGTGACAGTGTCCAATCACTGTCACTGCTATAGATCTTGTTAAAGGTTAAATTTGATAAATCTGCGCGACATCGTAGATGACACGCGTAGGTAGCTATACCTAGTCACCTACCTACACAAAttttacgtacctacttagtatACTCCATTTCAACCACGAAGGCCCCGTAACACTAGAGCATGCCCTTTTAGTACAATAGGGTCTACGTATTTGTAATggattaagtatatttatttattattttaaacaatttcgctattttaacaaatcataattgtaggtacctatgtaaggATGTAGTAATAAAGTTATATTATAAGGGCAACAGGTACTTATACATCTCCTGGGTCATGTCTTTGTTTGCCTTCAAAGTGAAAAAAAagatgtaattagtaattacctaGTTAtcctaaaattatataaaatactaCCTATAATTTATTTAACCAAAGGCCCCACGTGCACGAATAAACGAAGAGCTTCTAGCCACTCAATTGCTCTAGAATTCTCGTTGGACTGTATtatcaagtaaaataaaggtgacagctggtaACTAGAGTTACCAAAAGCAACTGTGGCTACTTCCTACTAGCCGCGTACTAGCGTACCTATGGCTGCAATAATACATAACCAAAATCCTAATCCATACTGTTAACGCCATGACTGGCAACACTGTCCAGGACAGCCAACCTCCGGTCACCCCGCTGATTCAATGAGCAGCGGCCAGCGTCACTATAAAAGCAAGGTGCACGGCACCAGCGGCCCTTCTTTTCTAACCAAAATTCTCTCTCCGTTACGTGTCCTAGACTAGAACCTCTCACTGTACTAAAAATCCATtaaaatggtaatattttaaaCCTGTTTTATTTAATGTCTGGGTTCCGGCTCAAacacatactaatattactaatattataattataaatgggaatgtgtgtgtgtctgtttgtttgtccatctttcacggccaaacggagcgacgaattgacgtgattttttacgtgatggagaatgacataggctactttttgtctctttctaacgcgtgcgaagccgcgggcaaaagctagtacctacataaacgGCTACTAATTGATACCAACTTACTCGTACCTACACTTTCCTATTTTGAACAGTCAATATTAGGCGATAAGTATATACTGTAGACCCTTGAGAAACCCCGACTCGAATTGACTCCATTATGaatctaatttaaataaatctgttGCCTTATACAATacttaatattttttcatattgcGCAAAAACAGGGTACCTATTTAGGTATGTACATATTTCGAATTGGTAGGGATACGTTAGTCatgaataggtacctatactatCTATAATATAAAAGCTGCTATGTGTTATGTAGCTTTGcactgtaggtacctatctgCTTGCCATTTGTTGAacaacgttttttttatttttgcagaaGCATGTTGCACTACTGGCTTCTGGTGTCCTGGTTTGGCTCAGCAAGCCTGCAATACATCAACGTCGGGCCCACACCAGACACTCTCTTAGCCCCCGGCCTCTCAAACTTAAACGCCCACATCCCATACGTCAACTACTACAGCCTTTCGCCCCAGGGCGATTTCAACGTGCAGAACGACCCCATCGATAACGCGGACGCCTTCAACAGATTTTATCCCAGCGGGGACTATCCTCCCGCCGATCGTAAACGACGAACTATTAATGAAGAATCAAGAAACTGGTTACCAAATCTACTGGACAgccaaaaaaatactgaaaccGAAGAGAGAGCCGTTGTACCCCAAATAAACCAGGAGTCCATCTCAGACAACGACACGAATACGGAAACCTTGAGCCTTCGGAAAAGAAGCTTTAGCCCATGGGGCGGCAAGCGGGCGGGAGGCGTCAAGGTCGACCAAATGTGGACCTGGAAGCGCGCCAGTCGCAGCAGAGAGCCCAGCATGCCCAAAAGGGTGCGTTTTAGCCCCTGGGGAGGCAAAAGGAGCGGTCAAGTAGTATACCACCCCGGCAGTAAAGTCAAGAGGGTAATTTACTCAACTTCCATACCGGCGCTCACGAGGATTTTATCCAACTATTCACCCTCTGAACTACCATCAGATATGACGGATTACCGATTTAGGCCAACATATGAAAAGAGGCACTCAATCAAAATTCATGGTATTAGCCCTCAATCAGACCACGTACGCGAAGCGTTACCGTTTAAGAACTATCTATCAGCTTTACCACCCTTATTTAAGCCTGGTCATCCATACGTGGACTTGAATTTGAAAAATGACGGCAAGAGAAAGGTTATATTTAGCCAATGGGGAGGGAAGCGAACGGCACCTATAATTGGACCTATATGGACACCAGCTCTAAACGACGTGAAGGAGGCTACTTTAGATGCCATTATACTTATCAGGAATAATAATATTGATGAAGCCAAACAAGAATCGACGAAAGGACTGTAAAATGGAACAACTCTCATTTGTAACTTCCGGACTACATACTACCTAAATAACTTCTTTCTTAGAGGGATCGTGATCTTTCAAATGCTTTATATAGGGATTTATCTAGCTTGGTATAAAACAACATAGTgccataattaaattaaattttagcaGATTGACGTTCGGGAGTTACAAAAATTGTCGTCGACAAAGGCTGGGTTTGTCGATTGACAGCGAACTGAAAAATGCACTAAGTCAACATTGTTAAGGTGTCgtattattatacttatttattgaGCTATCTTGTTAgaaaaataaagagaataattaaGTTGATGTTTGTTTTAGTAACCTCAAATGTTATGTGGAAAAAATGCTTGAATAAACATCTCAGTATTCCCAACCATTTAGACATATTGTTGTCTTTTCAATAGAGCTTTCTGGTAAGATTTCTATAAAGAAAAATAAGCGCAATACACACTAATGTTCATGTTGGCTAAATCTAATACTAATATATGACCAGTGTGACTACAGATGTAAAGGACGACCACAGATGGGTATTGGTTATTCTATTCATACTATGTCGGAGGCCAATGGGGCTTATGCTTACCATAATCTGCATGTTTTATTTACAGAGTTATCTATATGTAAGAGAATTTACACATCACAGGCGTCCAGTGAGAAAGCCTTCAAAAAGACCTTATAGattttaaatcaataaaatgGGATAAGACAGAGCTGAAAATGATGGACCTTTTGAAAGagcgtagccgtgtttgcatagaaaatcggccctttcgccaaatgttcactgtaatttttttttaaagagctctcgtgacaaatattatttactgtaagtttgaggtttctatcttttttattttctgagatatgatttttttattaatttacataatatccatttttttcaacattggctaatgcgattcacttgaacttttgggacaataatatacatgtaatgactcacatgttctagcaataatatttaatagtgccgaaaaaatcttggcttaaagtaggaaacaaatcttcagtatttttttctcgctttttagaaaagcgacacctatagttctttgtcaagtaattgcttatataaaggcccgcaatatatatttttttcaaaataatccaggaggtacttcatactagaaaatggaataataaaggatactacccatgccgcaaacgagctacacagtaaataggtgaattttagtcgtaatacctttatgaatgcaatcttccagtaccaatattgttaataataaagaggtttgcgactaaaattcacctatttactgtgtagctcgtttgcggtatgggtagtatcctttattattccattttctagtatgaagtacctcctggattattttgaaaaaaatatatattgcgggcctttatataagcaattacttgacaaagaactataggtgtcgcttttctaaaaagcgagaaaaaaatactgaagatttgtttcctactttaagccaagatttttttcggcactattaaatattattgctagaacatgtgagtcattacatgtatattattgtcccaaaagttcaagtgaatcgcattagccaatgttgaaaaaaatggatattatgtaaattaataaaaaaatcatatctcagaaaataaaaaagatagaaacctcaaacttacagtaaataatatttgtcatgagagctctttaaaaaaaattacagtgaacatttggcgaaagggccgattttctatgcaaacacggctacgctCTTTCATAGGCTGTAGCTAGAGAAAAAAGCAACATAGTGTAGTGTGTAGACAGTCTGTCATATTGTCAAAAGCATTATCTTTAAGAAATTAGTCACATGATGCATTCTCCTTCTTGCACATGAGAATGTGCCAGGAGAAGGTGCCTAGTCAAAGTAGCTATGAGGCTCATGAGTATGAGCCAAGAGCACTCAATCAAGTATGTGAAAAATGTGACAATGATTTCTAGGGTCCTTTCTTTCCTGTTTATGTATCCTCTGGAGatgaaacataataatatagtaaatGTAAAGCTCACATTTTGTAAAGACAAATTTCATTTAAGTTCCTTTCATTTAAGTAACCTTGTTCATGGTGAACCAAAGCATAATCAATTAATCAAATAAACAGCAGATATTTTGAAACATACTTTATTGCCATATTATTACCTTAATTTTGAAGTACTCTATAGAAAAGAGTAAAaatttatacttaaaataagGGAGTAGATCTTATTAGAGATATAAAATGTCATTGACTAACCAAACAAACATATATTCACCATGAAACATTTAAAAAGGAAAACTTAGTTCAAACAGTCCTTAAAATAATGTGATATCCAGATTCTGTCTCAATAGGCTTACTCAGCTGTCCAACTTTAAGCTTAAAAGCTTCTTCTTCAAATGGAGCCTGCATTTGGCCTCGCCCGAACATTCCTAGATCACCACCTCTTTTTGCTGACGAGCAATCTGAATACTTTGATGCAATATCAACAAACTGAGCATTTTTAGAAACTATCTGCTTGCGATACCCCTTAAGGGCATCTAAAGCATCCTCTTTAGTCCGGTTTATCTTCTCTTCCCTCCATGAAGATGGCCTCCGGCTGCCAGCATGCTTAATCAGGATATGGCAGCAACGTATCTCACCCGGGTCCGCAGGGGCCTCTGGTCTCTCCCATTGTGACTTCTTCGTGTAACTGTTGAGGAAGTATGTCATGCCAGTAGATCGGCTGGTCCGCATCTCCCATCCTTCTGGTAGTGGAGGGTCGCTGTCTTGAGACATTCTGCAATATTTGTGCATGGTTGTGGTGGATTGTCACAAATAATTTCACAAGTTAGGTTTGGTAAACACAATTAATTCAATTTTTGATATTGAGTATTTATGGGCGTATTTTGCGATAAGAACGTATGCAATCGTGAAACTACAGTCACACGTCAAATATATTGATAGTGTACTGTTTTTCAAGTACTTTCTAAATAAATGTCAAGTTAAAATACGGCTCGGCTGGAAATATTGTTGGATCTAACTAAagcatgaataaaataggtaaAGCTTTGGTTCATCAAGACAATAGTTAACTAATAAACTTTCGAATGTTTACATACAAAATGTGAGCCGCAAACAAACTAACCTACTCAAGATGAAGTAAACAGTGTTTGCGATAGTTGACTTTAGAAATATATGAATCTGACCTTCTTTACGCCAAATGAAGCAGGTAGAGTCCCGAATAAAAAGTATAACACGTATAAATTAGTATTCCAAGAGAAAATGCAACATTTATGGGAATTTACGCGCTTTCCTCGGAGTGACAAGTGACAATTGACAGTAAGGGTTGCTAGCAATCATGCTAGCAAGATGCTAGCAGGCGCAAGCCGGGT
This genomic window from Leguminivora glycinivorella isolate SPB_JAAS2020 chromosome 1, LegGlyc_1.1, whole genome shotgun sequence contains:
- the LOC125227262 gene encoding uncharacterized protein LOC125227262, whose amino-acid sequence is MSGQRANRSMLHYWLLVSWFGSASLQYINVGPTPDTLLAPGLSNLNAHIPYVNYYSLSPQGDFNVQNDPIDNADAFNRFYPSGDYPPADRKRRTINEESRNWLPNLLDSQKNTETEERAVVPQINQESISDNDTNTETLSLRKRSFSPWGGKRAGGVKVDQMWTWKRASRSREPSMPKRVRFSPWGGKRSGQVVYHPGSKVKRVIYSTSIPALTRILSNYSPSELPSDMTDYRFRPTYEKRHSIKIHGISPQSDHVREALPFKNYLSALPPLFKPGHPYVDLNLKNDGKRKVIFSQWGGKRTAPIIGPIWTPALNDVKEATLDAIILIRNNNIDEAKQESTKGL
- the LOC125227281 gene encoding putative peptidyl-prolyl cis-trans isomerase dodo, which gives rise to MSQDSDPPLPEGWEMRTSRSTGMTYFLNSYTKKSQWERPEAPADPGEIRCCHILIKHAGSRRPSSWREEKINRTKEDALDALKGYRKQIVSKNAQFVDIASKYSDCSSAKRGGDLGMFGRGQMQAPFEEEAFKLKVGQLSKPIETESGYHIILRTV